Proteins encoded within one genomic window of Prochlorococcus marinus str. MIT 9515:
- a CDS encoding rhodanese-like domain-containing protein, producing MRNYPKIINALDLNKWFNSEDENPIIIDVRENSELEIACFPREFLHLPISKISLDYVKTKISNVKDKKFVVLCHAGIRSYNFGQWSLDNNLVNEIWNLEEGIDGWSRYIDQTIPRY from the coding sequence TTGAGAAATTATCCGAAAATAATAAATGCTCTTGATCTTAATAAATGGTTTAATTCTGAAGATGAGAATCCTATTATTATTGATGTTAGAGAGAATTCCGAACTGGAAATAGCTTGTTTCCCTCGAGAGTTTTTACATTTACCAATAAGTAAAATTTCGCTTGATTACGTTAAAACAAAAATTAGTAATGTAAAAGACAAAAAGTTTGTTGTTCTTTGTCATGCGGGTATCAGAAGTTATAATTTTGGACAATGGTCATTAGATAATAATCTCGTAAATGAGATTTGGAATCTAGAAGAAGGTATAGATGGATGGAGTAGGTATATTGATCAAACAATACCTAGATA